A section of the Ruania halotolerans genome encodes:
- a CDS encoding glycoside hydrolase family 2 protein — MMHSTIWLDGEDWTLLGWRRNDWELARTPAADKVANPDVASVAMPIPGSVRGALLSAGVITDPTIGLQSRDAEWVEHRDWEIRRQLPDRLLGGDGEAQLWLHCAELDYAGAVLLGDREVGRFQGSFVPHEFDLTGPYEDGERTLRIILTAAPDGLAQNGWTSQIRAFKPRFSYGWDWTPRMVSAGIPGRVWLEQRPRDGARLVVSARGDVDVSRDTAVLEVAARAEGSRAAVGGATVEVLLDGKVVGVGPASALDLRLDVPAEHWQPAGRGGQPLYECRVRMFGADGTLLDEVVHRLGFRHVSWSLPAGAPAGADSWLCSVNGTPVFLAGVNWVPIRPDYADVTEADYRLRLQRYRELGFAMIRVWGGAGLERPIFYDLCDELGLLVWQEFPLCSSGLDNEPPSDPEFITELVKVAESYVQHIRHHPCLALWGGGNELTRVDEPAVPGAPLTSDHPTLAALRRVVAAEDPMRRYIATSPTGPRFEADAAEFGLGLHHDVHGPWEFTGTKEEWQQYWDHDDALMRSEVGVVGASSGDLLKRHGLLEASSGAELRQLWTHTSGWWLAPLDAWLARGHELAELPHWIEQSRARQAEMLAYAAQRSKDRFPLCTGFFVWLGHDTFPCAVSLSLLDYDGEPKPAARALGEVFTA; from the coding sequence ATGATGCACAGCACGATCTGGCTCGACGGTGAGGACTGGACACTCCTCGGCTGGCGCCGCAACGACTGGGAGCTGGCGAGGACGCCGGCGGCGGACAAGGTGGCCAACCCGGACGTGGCCTCGGTGGCGATGCCGATCCCGGGCTCGGTCCGCGGCGCGTTGCTCAGCGCTGGAGTCATCACGGATCCGACGATTGGTCTGCAATCGCGCGACGCGGAGTGGGTGGAGCACCGCGACTGGGAGATCCGGCGGCAGTTGCCCGACCGGCTTCTCGGCGGCGACGGTGAGGCACAACTGTGGCTGCACTGTGCCGAACTCGACTATGCCGGGGCGGTCCTGCTCGGCGACCGGGAAGTCGGGAGATTCCAAGGCAGCTTCGTCCCCCACGAGTTCGATCTGACCGGGCCCTACGAGGACGGCGAACGGACGTTGCGGATTATTCTCACCGCTGCGCCGGACGGGCTGGCGCAGAACGGGTGGACCTCCCAGATCCGGGCATTCAAGCCGCGCTTCAGCTACGGCTGGGACTGGACTCCCCGGATGGTCTCGGCGGGAATCCCGGGCCGGGTCTGGCTCGAGCAGCGGCCACGGGACGGCGCGCGGCTTGTCGTCAGCGCTCGGGGTGACGTCGATGTCTCCCGTGATACGGCGGTCCTGGAGGTCGCGGCCCGTGCCGAGGGCTCCAGGGCCGCGGTGGGCGGTGCCACTGTCGAGGTGCTGCTCGACGGCAAGGTGGTCGGTGTGGGCCCGGCGTCCGCCCTCGATCTTCGGCTGGACGTGCCGGCCGAGCACTGGCAGCCGGCCGGCCGCGGTGGGCAACCGCTGTACGAGTGCCGGGTGCGCATGTTCGGCGCGGACGGCACGCTGCTCGACGAGGTCGTCCATCGCCTGGGCTTCCGGCACGTCTCGTGGTCACTGCCTGCGGGTGCCCCGGCCGGGGCCGACAGCTGGCTGTGCTCGGTGAACGGCACACCCGTGTTCCTCGCCGGCGTCAACTGGGTGCCGATCCGACCGGACTACGCCGATGTCACCGAGGCCGACTACCGGCTCCGGCTGCAGCGGTATCGGGAGCTGGGGTTCGCGATGATCCGGGTATGGGGAGGGGCGGGCCTCGAACGCCCCATCTTCTATGACCTGTGCGACGAGCTGGGCCTACTGGTCTGGCAGGAGTTCCCGTTGTGCTCCTCTGGTCTGGACAACGAGCCACCGAGCGATCCGGAGTTCATCACCGAGCTGGTGAAGGTCGCTGAGAGCTACGTGCAGCACATCAGGCACCACCCGTGCCTCGCGCTGTGGGGCGGCGGCAACGAGCTGACCCGGGTGGACGAACCCGCCGTCCCTGGTGCACCGCTGACGAGTGACCACCCGACCCTCGCGGCACTCCGCCGCGTGGTCGCCGCCGAGGATCCGATGCGCAGATACATCGCCACATCCCCGACCGGGCCCCGCTTCGAGGCTGACGCAGCCGAGTTCGGACTGGGCCTGCACCATGACGTACACGGTCCCTGGGAATTCACCGGGACCAAGGAGGAGTGGCAACAGTACTGGGACCACGACGATGCCCTGATGAGATCGGAGGTGGGCGTCGTCGGCGCATCGTCTGGGGACCTGCTGAAACGGCACGGGCTCCTCGAGGCGAGCTCGGGAGCAGAGCTGCGACAGCTGTGGACACACACCTCCGGCTGGTGGCTGGCACCCCTCGACGCCTGGCTGGCGCGCGGGCACGAGCTGGCGGAACTACCGCACTGGATCGAGCAGAGCCGGGCGCGCCAGGCCGAGATGCTTGCCTATGCGGCGCAGCGCAGCAAGGACAGGTTCCCCCTATGCACCGGATTCTTCGTCTGGCTCGGCCATGACACCTTCCCTTGCGCCGTGAGTCTGTCGCTCCTCGACTATGACGGCGAGCCGAAGCCTGCCGCGCGCGCACTGGGTGAGGTCTTCACGGCCTGA
- a CDS encoding class I fructose-bisphosphate aldolase, translated as MTAYRLNRLFHPASGRALDVAVDHGFFGEPSFLAGITDMPATVKTLVDAAPDAVQLTMGQAPLLQRIARRDKPALVMRTDVANVYGNPLDEHLFSHHVPNAIEVAVRLDAVAVCVNLMQLPGRPDIREANIRSIMALREDATRFGMPLMIEPLVMQDNATAGGYMVDGDIDRITTLVRQAVELGADLIKADPSEDITEYERVIEVAGEVPVLVRGGGRVDDRTLLERTHAVLRAGARGIVYGRNIIQHRTPSGITAALMATVHSDASVDEALAIIEEHAR; from the coding sequence GTGACTGCCTACCGCCTCAACCGGCTGTTCCATCCGGCATCCGGCCGCGCGCTCGACGTAGCCGTGGACCATGGATTCTTTGGCGAACCCTCATTCCTGGCCGGAATCACCGACATGCCCGCCACGGTGAAGACCCTGGTGGACGCAGCACCGGACGCCGTGCAGCTGACCATGGGGCAGGCGCCGCTGCTACAGCGCATCGCCCGCCGCGACAAGCCTGCGCTGGTGATGCGCACCGATGTCGCCAATGTGTACGGCAACCCGCTGGACGAGCACCTGTTCAGCCATCACGTCCCGAACGCGATCGAGGTCGCGGTCCGCCTTGACGCGGTCGCGGTGTGCGTCAACCTGATGCAGCTGCCCGGGCGTCCCGACATCCGTGAGGCCAACATCCGGTCGATCATGGCGCTGCGCGAAGATGCCACCCGGTTCGGTATGCCGCTGATGATCGAACCGCTGGTCATGCAGGACAACGCGACCGCCGGCGGCTACATGGTGGACGGCGATATCGACCGGATTACCACACTCGTTCGGCAGGCGGTCGAGCTCGGTGCCGACCTGATCAAGGCCGACCCGTCCGAGGACATCACCGAGTACGAGCGGGTGATCGAGGTGGCCGGTGAGGTTCCTGTGCTCGTGCGCGGCGGCGGTCGCGTGGATGACCGGACACTGCTGGAGCGCACCCATGCCGTGCTGCGAGCCGGCGCGCGAGGCATCGTCTACGGGCGCAACATCATTCAGCACCGGACTCCCTCGGGGATCACGGCGGCACTGATGGCTACGGTGCACTCCGATGCCAGTGTCGACGAGGCGCTGGCGATCATCGAGGAGCACGCCCGATGA
- a CDS encoding ROK family transcriptional regulator yields MHVINAFELSLRLSSDRHRPHILGWMASTSTQLMLRQRNSTARAIIRALLAEGPLGRKELATSTGASFTTITKLVSELLERGDLEECPQTRPRHSAGRPTIPIDVPRQGRLLLGAHLHPAHTSCGVYTLRGEQVLYRSLATSARTSQERINEVTRLIGGVVDEFDTNTVVGIGVSKPWDEFWAGPRPQQVVDVDHADLLDSLRARIDLPIRVDSNVQALALDQHWWDGYDGNVLSILVGRSMRIAQMQGDRLILEGPTGGGVVSHLVVPGSSAPCNCGQVGCVRVTCTDDALLTQAIEAGLLPTDASQHHLYPAEDGMWDTSARPPGHPSGLQTLRRDRARALGMVIPLLISLLQPDQTVISGPLGTQEEIDECLDMVRRRHTELTGRAPQVHRHARFGPETWPRASAALALDGYLAAPLGLEQDTENDAIATTERLAGRE; encoded by the coding sequence ATGCATGTGATTAATGCCTTTGAGCTATCGCTCCGCCTGAGCTCCGATCGTCATCGGCCCCATATACTCGGCTGGATGGCCAGTACGTCGACGCAGTTGATGCTCCGTCAGCGCAACTCGACGGCACGCGCGATCATCCGCGCCCTTCTCGCCGAAGGTCCGCTCGGCAGAAAGGAGCTGGCCACCTCCACCGGTGCGAGCTTCACCACCATCACCAAACTCGTGTCTGAGCTTCTCGAGCGGGGCGACCTGGAAGAGTGCCCGCAGACCCGGCCGCGCCACTCGGCCGGACGACCAACGATCCCGATCGACGTGCCGCGGCAAGGTCGTCTACTGCTCGGTGCGCACCTGCACCCCGCACACACCTCGTGCGGTGTCTACACGCTGCGCGGAGAGCAGGTGCTCTACCGTTCCCTGGCAACGTCAGCACGTACCTCACAGGAGCGGATCAACGAGGTCACTCGACTCATCGGTGGCGTCGTCGACGAGTTCGATACGAATACCGTCGTGGGAATCGGTGTTTCGAAGCCCTGGGACGAGTTCTGGGCCGGGCCACGACCCCAGCAGGTCGTCGACGTGGACCACGCCGACTTGCTGGACAGTCTCCGCGCTCGAATCGACTTGCCGATCCGAGTGGACTCCAACGTCCAAGCGCTGGCGCTCGATCAGCACTGGTGGGATGGGTACGACGGCAACGTGCTGAGCATCCTCGTCGGCCGCTCCATGCGCATCGCACAGATGCAGGGTGACCGCCTCATCCTGGAAGGTCCCACTGGTGGCGGTGTGGTTTCCCACTTGGTCGTTCCCGGTTCGAGTGCACCATGCAACTGCGGACAAGTCGGTTGCGTGCGCGTGACATGCACCGACGACGCCCTGCTGACTCAGGCCATCGAGGCCGGCCTGCTGCCGACAGACGCGTCACAGCACCACCTGTATCCCGCCGAGGACGGCATGTGGGACACATCCGCCCGCCCGCCCGGGCACCCCTCCGGCCTTCAGACTCTCCGCCGCGATCGGGCTCGTGCACTCGGGATGGTCATACCGTTGCTCATCAGTCTCCTGCAACCCGATCAAACCGTGATCAGCGGTCCACTCGGCACGCAGGAAGAAATCGATGAGTGCTTGGACATGGTCCGTCGTCGGCACACCGAACTCACCGGTCGCGCTCCACAGGTGCACCGCCATGCACGATTCGGACCGGAGACGTGGCCGAGGGCGTCGGCCGCGCTCGCGCTGGATGGCTACCTCGCCGCACCTCTGGGTCTTGAACAAGACACGGAGAACGACGCCATCGCGACAACCGAGAGGTTGGCGGGCAGAGAATGA
- a CDS encoding ABC transporter permease: protein MRSDKSILILAVPALAFFAVFSYGPMVGVIVAFKDFSIVDGIIGSPWNGLENFRFFFESGNASRVVRNTLMLNALFIGGTLISGMALAIMINEVRLRLLKRTAQSVVFLPYFISPIVISVMLQAFLSGFGGSGGMVNGLLDGFGISPVSWYTEPGAWPWILTVVKIWQMAGYTSIIYLAAMTAIPTDVYEAAVLDGASRWKIALRVTMPLILPVTVILLVLQIGRIFMGDFGTIYAIIGDNGTLFETTDVIDTFVFRALRTSGDLGMTAAVGLFQSVVGFVLIAATALIARRISRKSGGL from the coding sequence GTGCGTAGTGACAAGAGCATCCTGATCCTGGCTGTGCCGGCCCTGGCGTTCTTTGCCGTGTTCAGCTACGGGCCCATGGTCGGTGTGATCGTGGCCTTCAAGGACTTCAGCATCGTCGACGGAATCATCGGCAGCCCTTGGAATGGCCTGGAGAACTTCCGCTTCTTCTTCGAATCCGGCAACGCCTCTCGGGTCGTGCGCAACACATTGATGTTGAACGCGCTCTTCATCGGCGGGACGCTCATCTCAGGCATGGCACTGGCGATCATGATCAACGAGGTTCGGCTGCGGCTTCTCAAGCGGACCGCCCAGTCCGTCGTCTTCCTGCCGTACTTCATTTCACCAATCGTCATCAGTGTGATGCTGCAGGCGTTCCTGTCCGGCTTCGGCGGCAGCGGCGGGATGGTCAACGGGCTACTGGACGGGTTCGGGATCTCACCCGTCTCCTGGTACACCGAGCCCGGTGCGTGGCCGTGGATCCTGACCGTCGTCAAGATCTGGCAGATGGCGGGCTACACATCGATCATCTATCTGGCAGCCATGACGGCGATCCCGACGGATGTCTATGAGGCAGCCGTCCTCGACGGTGCCTCGCGCTGGAAGATCGCTCTGCGCGTCACGATGCCTCTGATCCTGCCGGTGACCGTCATCCTGCTGGTCCTGCAAATCGGCCGGATCTTCATGGGTGACTTCGGCACGATCTACGCGATCATCGGCGACAACGGCACCCTGTTCGAGACCACGGATGTCATCGACACCTTCGTATTCCGTGCGCTGCGCACCAGCGGCGACCTCGGCATGACGGCAGCCGTCGGTCTCTTCCAGTCCGTCGTGGGCTTCGTCCTCATCGCTGCCACGGCCCTCATCGCACGTCGCATCAGCCGAAAGTCAGGAGGGTTGTGA
- a CDS encoding PfkB family carbohydrate kinase, translating to MRRVAVAGHVCLDLVPRQLPHGGLAPGSLVEVGPIEVSLGGSVANAARTLQHLGHPVRACAVVGDDDLAEVLRRQMIGPLLQADLVQVPATTSYSLVLEPGGQDRAFWHHVGANAAFGAGALDLSGIDLLHLGYPSLLPGLVANEGEPLLALLRDARRQGVTTSVDLAVVSPADRASGPDWERLLPALAAECDVLSPSLADLQSILPDGEQLASSFAKRLVEWGAGVVAVSDGEDGLTLRAGDHVRLRAGGAALAPLADAWASTSLHQRAVPLDRVVTTNGAGDAVSAALLYALSVELGPSRAATLMAAVAAAVVSGEDPGADAIARLCPELAALGAIEITANQPPARFYRGGAQIAGFRGQAHVDDYTPEDWVASTVEVRGDEPTGLTRLPDGTILREAIAAQPEHWLGAEHVARFGEDTKLLVKLLDAGQRLPVHAHPDGEFARREVGTAHGKAEAWYILTPGTVHLGLREPVRQEELADLVARQDVESMLGLLHEIAVQPGDCVYVPPGVLHAIGEGILLVEVQEPEDLSILLEWRDFDLDGAAHGHLGLGFDRALAAVDLTAMTTERLAELVVASAGGACLPEEAETYFRLEVISVAGVTDLPTGYCVVVGLEGDVQIGGTGGTPTSVAGGRAALVPAFVAAPWLAGTGRVVVLRPPPP from the coding sequence ATGCGCAGAGTTGCCGTCGCTGGGCACGTGTGCCTCGACCTCGTCCCCCGGCAGTTGCCGCATGGCGGGCTGGCGCCCGGATCGCTTGTCGAGGTCGGGCCGATCGAGGTCTCACTCGGAGGAAGCGTCGCCAATGCTGCCCGAACGTTGCAACATCTCGGGCACCCAGTGCGCGCATGTGCCGTCGTCGGCGACGACGACCTCGCCGAGGTGCTGCGCAGGCAGATGATCGGTCCACTGCTGCAGGCTGATCTCGTTCAGGTGCCGGCGACGACCTCCTACAGTCTTGTGCTCGAGCCCGGCGGGCAGGACCGGGCGTTCTGGCACCACGTGGGCGCCAACGCCGCGTTCGGCGCGGGTGCACTGGACCTCTCCGGTATCGATCTGCTGCACCTCGGCTACCCGTCGCTGCTGCCCGGGCTGGTCGCCAACGAGGGTGAGCCGCTGCTTGCGCTGCTGCGCGACGCCCGGCGGCAGGGCGTGACGACCTCGGTCGACCTCGCCGTCGTGAGTCCTGCGGATCGCGCGAGCGGGCCGGACTGGGAGCGCCTGCTCCCGGCCTTGGCAGCTGAGTGTGATGTGCTTTCCCCCAGTTTGGCCGACCTGCAGTCGATCCTGCCTGACGGCGAGCAGCTGGCCTCGTCCTTTGCGAAGCGGTTGGTGGAGTGGGGAGCGGGTGTGGTCGCCGTCTCCGACGGCGAGGACGGCCTGACGCTACGGGCAGGCGATCATGTGCGCCTGCGCGCGGGGGGCGCCGCCCTTGCGCCGCTGGCCGATGCCTGGGCCAGCACATCGCTGCACCAGCGGGCCGTACCCCTTGATCGAGTGGTGACCACGAACGGTGCCGGTGATGCTGTGAGTGCTGCGCTGCTCTACGCACTCTCCGTCGAGCTGGGCCCCTCCAGGGCGGCGACGCTGATGGCCGCCGTTGCGGCGGCGGTCGTCTCCGGCGAGGATCCGGGAGCCGACGCCATCGCTCGGCTGTGCCCGGAACTGGCGGCGCTGGGCGCGATCGAGATCACAGCCAACCAACCGCCGGCCCGGTTCTATCGCGGGGGTGCCCAGATTGCAGGCTTCCGCGGTCAGGCGCACGTGGACGACTACACCCCGGAGGACTGGGTGGCCTCGACCGTGGAGGTCCGTGGCGACGAGCCGACCGGTCTCACTCGCCTTCCGGACGGGACGATCCTGCGCGAGGCCATCGCGGCGCAGCCGGAACACTGGCTGGGTGCGGAGCACGTTGCTCGTTTCGGTGAGGACACGAAGCTGCTGGTGAAGCTTCTCGACGCCGGGCAGCGCCTGCCGGTCCATGCCCATCCCGACGGCGAGTTCGCCCGGCGTGAGGTCGGCACCGCTCACGGCAAGGCTGAGGCCTGGTACATCCTGACCCCCGGCACCGTGCATCTCGGTCTGCGTGAGCCGGTCCGTCAGGAGGAGCTGGCTGACCTCGTCGCGCGCCAGGACGTCGAGTCCATGCTCGGCCTCTTGCACGAGATTGCGGTGCAGCCGGGCGATTGCGTCTATGTTCCTCCCGGTGTGCTGCACGCGATCGGGGAGGGGATCCTTCTCGTGGAGGTGCAGGAGCCAGAAGATCTGTCCATCTTGCTGGAATGGCGGGACTTCGATCTGGACGGTGCCGCACACGGTCACCTGGGTCTAGGTTTCGATCGTGCCTTGGCAGCGGTCGACCTGACGGCAATGACGACCGAACGCCTCGCCGAACTCGTCGTGGCCTCAGCCGGAGGTGCGTGCCTGCCCGAGGAAGCCGAGACCTACTTCCGGCTCGAGGTGATCTCGGTCGCCGGGGTGACGGACTTGCCCACCGGGTACTGCGTCGTCGTGGGTCTGGAGGGGGACGTACAGATCGGCGGAACCGGTGGGACGCCCACGTCGGTGGCCGGCGGCAGGGCGGCTTTGGTGCCGGCGTTCGTGGCAGCGCCCTGGCTGGCCGGCACTGGTCGCGTGGTCGTGCTGCGTCCACCGCCGCCGTGA
- a CDS encoding ABC transporter substrate-binding protein, producing the protein MVHPLASSVSRRRMLQGSFALGGAGLLAALAGCQSGSGDSSSGAATLKSLLPGDVPQRWTEVLAAVNTKLEADTGLRLDPEFISWTNYAEQEMLKFTTQEPFDSALEATWLNLAQLLSDGALADMTELWESGRFENLNATIDERMVEYAKYQGSLYTIPLVANFTSPPGFVIRQDLADKYGIGEITDYETLEKFLYDVKQKDPDLIPFGLDAGYVNNTVVPNPVALFNAQSWDDPAKCVQLLGTHFEGSDLSPVPFWEQPDIVESLDRMRQYYLDGILNEDALTLDMSAVRSLFAQGRYASTTAGADGLTSPTFGPVADNVDGAAIAQVFPFTAGLDAVIPATFQAANNMVVPAYAETLEEVFEMMDWLSVQENHDLLSYGIEGEDWEATGEHSYEQISGYAFPAFAMSWRTPLERGLAGAVESDRAWVEWTRDFENFKADHLAGFYFDSSAVASEQAQVNAVFDEYVLPLYAGVKDVQPGLDEARSAMEDAGYETVVEEYRRQATEYLAGS; encoded by the coding sequence GTGGTACACCCTCTCGCCTCATCCGTCAGCCGTCGCCGGATGCTCCAAGGCTCATTTGCGCTGGGTGGCGCCGGCCTGTTGGCCGCACTTGCCGGCTGCCAGTCCGGTTCCGGTGATAGCTCTTCCGGAGCCGCCACGCTGAAGTCACTGCTACCGGGGGACGTCCCGCAGCGGTGGACAGAGGTGCTCGCTGCCGTCAACACCAAGCTCGAGGCCGATACTGGGCTGAGGCTGGATCCCGAGTTCATCTCCTGGACGAACTACGCCGAGCAGGAGATGCTGAAGTTCACGACGCAGGAGCCGTTCGATTCGGCCCTCGAGGCGACGTGGCTCAACCTAGCCCAGCTCCTGTCCGACGGGGCGCTCGCGGACATGACCGAACTCTGGGAGAGCGGCCGGTTCGAGAACCTCAACGCCACGATCGACGAGCGCATGGTGGAGTACGCCAAGTACCAAGGGAGCCTCTACACGATCCCGCTGGTCGCGAACTTCACCAGTCCGCCCGGGTTCGTGATCCGTCAGGACTTGGCCGACAAGTACGGAATCGGTGAGATCACCGATTACGAGACACTCGAGAAGTTCCTCTACGACGTCAAGCAGAAGGATCCCGACCTCATTCCCTTCGGGCTCGACGCCGGATATGTGAACAACACCGTTGTTCCGAACCCGGTCGCGCTGTTCAATGCGCAGTCCTGGGACGACCCGGCCAAGTGCGTCCAGCTGCTCGGCACTCACTTCGAAGGGTCCGACCTGAGCCCGGTCCCGTTCTGGGAGCAGCCGGACATTGTCGAGTCGCTCGATCGCATGCGGCAGTACTACCTCGACGGCATCCTGAACGAGGATGCCCTCACGCTGGACATGAGCGCCGTCCGGAGTTTGTTCGCCCAGGGCCGCTATGCCTCGACCACTGCAGGTGCAGACGGCCTCACCAGCCCCACGTTCGGACCGGTGGCCGACAATGTCGACGGTGCGGCGATCGCCCAGGTGTTCCCGTTCACGGCCGGCTTGGACGCCGTCATCCCGGCGACGTTCCAAGCCGCGAACAACATGGTCGTGCCCGCCTATGCCGAGACCCTGGAGGAGGTTTTCGAGATGATGGACTGGCTCTCTGTCCAGGAGAACCACGACCTGCTCTCGTACGGCATCGAGGGAGAGGATTGGGAGGCGACGGGCGAGCACTCCTACGAGCAGATCAGCGGCTATGCATTCCCCGCGTTCGCGATGTCATGGCGCACGCCGCTCGAGCGCGGGCTAGCCGGCGCGGTCGAGAGCGACCGCGCCTGGGTGGAGTGGACCCGCGACTTCGAGAACTTCAAGGCCGACCACCTCGCAGGCTTCTATTTCGACTCCTCCGCAGTGGCCTCGGAGCAGGCGCAAGTCAACGCAGTCTTCGACGAATACGTCCTTCCGCTGTACGCCGGTGTCAAGGACGTCCAGCCGGGACTCGACGAAGCGCGCAGCGCGATGGAAGACGCCGGCTACGAGACAGTCGTCGAGGAGTACCGCCGCCAGGCCACCGAGTACCTTGCTGGCTCCTGA
- a CDS encoding LacI family DNA-binding transcriptional regulator → MDRGPTMIDVAEAASVSLKTVSRYVNGATNINPELAERIREAVQTLGYRRNLAAASIRPGWTSRMLGLIIGDLGNPYYSTLARGVEREVHARGYILTTASSDEDATRNDELVDRMLEQRVDGLIIVPPYTGGRSWADLPPPLPPRVLVDRPAPEGGGYTVLADNAAGAARAVELLVQEGATRIAFVGDSELISTMAERRQGYESALQAAGIAADPALVDHSVHTDEQAEQAVERLLADQGADAVFAANNRASIGALRAFRARGERVPLIGFDDFESADLTSPATTVVSHDIARMGAIAAQTLLTLIDGDEPAALTTVLPVALRRRGSERAAR, encoded by the coding sequence ATGGATCGTGGCCCCACGATGATCGACGTGGCTGAAGCGGCGTCGGTGTCTTTGAAGACCGTCTCGCGGTATGTCAACGGCGCCACGAACATCAATCCGGAATTGGCCGAGCGCATCCGCGAGGCGGTCCAGACGCTCGGTTACCGGCGCAATCTTGCAGCTGCCAGTATCCGCCCGGGGTGGACCAGCAGGATGCTCGGGCTGATCATCGGTGACCTTGGTAACCCGTACTACTCCACGCTGGCACGAGGAGTCGAGCGGGAGGTGCACGCACGTGGGTACATCCTGACAACGGCCAGCTCGGATGAAGACGCCACGCGTAACGATGAGCTCGTCGACCGCATGCTCGAGCAGCGGGTGGACGGGTTGATCATCGTGCCTCCGTACACCGGCGGGCGTTCCTGGGCCGACTTGCCACCCCCGCTGCCGCCGCGGGTGCTCGTCGACAGGCCGGCACCCGAGGGCGGCGGATACACCGTGCTCGCGGATAACGCCGCAGGCGCGGCGCGCGCGGTCGAACTGCTCGTGCAGGAGGGTGCCACGCGCATCGCCTTCGTCGGCGACTCCGAGCTCATTTCGACCATGGCTGAGCGGCGGCAAGGGTATGAGTCGGCGCTCCAGGCTGCCGGTATCGCTGCTGACCCCGCACTGGTCGACCACAGTGTGCACACCGACGAGCAAGCCGAACAGGCCGTGGAGCGACTGCTGGCCGACCAAGGCGCCGACGCCGTGTTCGCTGCGAACAACCGCGCCTCGATCGGTGCGCTGCGGGCGTTCCGCGCTCGTGGCGAGCGGGTGCCGCTCATCGGATTCGACGACTTCGAATCGGCTGACCTGACGTCGCCGGCCACGACCGTCGTCAGTCATGACATTGCGCGGATGGGTGCGATCGCGGCACAGACTTTGCTCACCCTGATCGATGGGGATGAACCCGCCGCACTCACGACCGTGCTGCCCGTCGCCCTCCGCCGGCGAGGTTCGGAGCGAGCGGCCAGGTAG
- a CDS encoding carbohydrate ABC transporter permease has protein sequence MGVSTVAVTVYALACVIPLWIIFASSLTAERTLVQTGFSLWPSDFSLEAYKALFSGNDTLINAYLATLVITVVGTAGAVIATLGMGWVISRRTAMARRFMVVVYIPMLFNGGLVPLYILVTQVLQLRNTYWAVILPLLVSPFLVFVAMAFFRDIPEAVLESARIDGANELRAFVSIVLPIATPIVAVIALFYAVAYWNEWFFPLLFINDPDLRPLQLLLQNMIGNLNAAQALQPTAGVSAPVYQLRMALTVVTIGPIILAYPFIQRFFVTGLTLGATKG, from the coding sequence GTGGGAGTCAGCACCGTCGCCGTCACGGTGTACGCCTTGGCCTGCGTGATTCCGCTCTGGATCATTTTCGCCTCCTCCCTGACGGCGGAACGTACGTTGGTCCAAACGGGTTTCAGCCTGTGGCCCTCGGACTTCTCGCTCGAGGCCTACAAGGCCCTGTTCTCCGGGAACGACACTCTCATCAACGCCTATCTCGCCACGCTGGTCATCACCGTGGTCGGTACAGCGGGCGCCGTGATCGCCACGCTCGGGATGGGATGGGTCATTTCGCGCCGGACGGCGATGGCGCGACGGTTCATGGTCGTTGTGTACATCCCGATGCTGTTCAACGGCGGCCTGGTTCCGCTGTACATCCTGGTCACCCAAGTACTGCAACTGCGCAACACCTACTGGGCGGTCATCCTGCCCCTCCTCGTCTCACCGTTCCTGGTGTTCGTGGCGATGGCCTTCTTCCGGGACATCCCCGAGGCCGTGCTGGAGTCCGCACGGATTGACGGCGCCAATGAGCTTCGGGCGTTCGTCTCGATCGTGCTCCCGATCGCCACCCCGATCGTGGCGGTGATTGCGCTCTTCTACGCCGTGGCCTATTGGAACGAGTGGTTCTTCCCGCTGCTTTTCATCAACGATCCAGATCTACGACCACTTCAGCTTCTGCTGCAGAACATGATCGGCAATCTCAATGCAGCACAGGCGCTGCAGCCGACGGCGGGCGTCTCTGCGCCCGTCTATCAACTGAGGATGGCCCTGACCGTCGTGACCATCGGTCCGATCATCCTCGCCTATCCCTTCATCCAGCGCTTCTTCGTGACCGGGCTCACGCTCGGTGCGACCAAGGGCTGA